Proteins from a single region of Antechinus flavipes isolate AdamAnt ecotype Samford, QLD, Australia chromosome 2, AdamAnt_v2, whole genome shotgun sequence:
- the GPR151 gene encoding G-protein coupled receptor 151 produces MIACNFSTMNTSLARLHFAGGYQPSDSKDWRSILPAFLVAICLVGFAGNLCVIGILLHGVWKGKSSMINSLILNLSLADLSLLLFSAPLRAAAYSKGVWVLGWFVCKSSDWFAHTCMAAKSLTIVVVAKACFMFASNPAKQVSINNCTICMVLVVIWVVACLLPLPEWFFSTLRYHEGVEMCIMDIPALAREFTSIFGKLYPLLIFCLPLLIAGTYFWKAYCQYQHRGTKTQNLRSQIRARRLTMMLVSVAITSAVMWLPEWIAWLWVWHLKKGSPVPPQGFIALSQVLMFSISSANPFIFLVMSEEFKDFKDFWKWLTSKKPLPNPDSQGTPAGNSQIISDNVLSQEPLPSESDKEKPGSSPSGEEKTNKEIPVLPDVEQFWHERDVVPSEQDNDPIPWERDASEIAGCCK; encoded by the coding sequence ATGATTGCCTGCAACTTCAGCACCATGAACACTTCCTTAGCAAGACTCCACTTTGCAGGAGGCTATcagccttctgactccaaggacTGGAGATCTATCCTTCCTGCTTTCTTGGTGGCAATCTGTTTAGTAGGTTTTGCAGGGAACCTGTGTGTGATTGGCATCCTCCTACATGGTGTTTGGAAAGGAAAATCATCCATGATCAACTCCCTGATTTTAAATCTGAGCCTAGCTGATCTCTCTCTTCTACTATTCTCTGCACCCCTGCGGGCAGCAGCATACTCCAAAGGTGTTTGGGTATTGGGATGGTTTGTCTGCAAATCTTCTGACTGGTTCGCCCATACGTGCATGGCAGCCAAGAGTCTTACAATTGTTGTGGTAGCAAAAGCATGCTTTATGTTTGCAAGCAACCCAGCCAAGCAAGTGAGTATCAACAATTGTACAATATGCATGGTGCTGGTAGTCATCTGGGTTGTGGCCTGCCTCTTACCCTTGCCTGAATGGTTCTTTAGTACCCTCAGGTACCACGAAGGTGTGGAGATGTGCATCATGGACATACCAGCCCTGGCCCGGGAATTCACTTCTATATTCGGTAAGCTCTATCCTCTGCTCATATTTTGCCTTCCTTTGCTCATCGCTGGGACGTATTTTTGGAAGGCTTATTGCCAGTACCAACACAGAGGAACTAAGACTCAAAATTTAAGAAGCCAGATCCGCGCTAGGCGACTCACAATGATGTTAGTAAGTGTTGCTATAACCTCTGCTGTCATGTGGCTACCAGAATGGATAGCTTGGCTCTGGGTATGGCATTTAAAGAAAGGAAGCCCTGTTCCACCTCAAGGTTTCATAGCCTTGTCTCAAGTCCTcatgttttccatttcctctgcaaaccccttcatttttttagTGATGTCTGAGGAATTCAAAGATTTCAAGGATTTCTGGAAATGGCTGACATCAAAAAAGCCTCTACCTAACCCAGATTCTCAAGGAACACCAGCTGGTAACTCACAGATCATTTCAGATAATGTTCTATCTCAAGAGCCCTTGCCATCTGAATCAGACAAAGAAAAACCTGGATCTTCCCCTTCTGGTGAGGAGAAAACAAACAAGGAGATTCCTGTCCTACCCGATGTGGAACAGTTCTGGCATGAAAGGGATGTAGTCCCTTCTGAACAAGACAATGACCCTATCCCCTGGGAACGTGATGCTTCTGAAATAGCAGGTTGTTGTAAATGA